The Corallococcus exiguus genome includes a window with the following:
- a CDS encoding head protein — MMHFFDKLEVLGRHYSESTSAEEKQAFLFAMDAIYFILGTGQGTEFEAYVQSQEASAPPLVIARFKTREEAEAAMNARKPPIDSARVLIGDDYYSAMFVPATGRTHLIFMPPFMEHYLQEMADERRRPSGLSFATKEEAEAWMNQQHTPPQQVVIDIAGAPYLAAYHHRIDYRVLYPLPAPTPPSQEP, encoded by the coding sequence ATGATGCACTTCTTCGACAAGTTGGAGGTGCTGGGACGGCACTACTCGGAGAGCACCTCCGCGGAGGAGAAGCAGGCCTTCCTCTTCGCGATGGACGCCATCTACTTCATCCTGGGCACCGGGCAGGGCACCGAGTTTGAAGCATATGTCCAAAGCCAGGAGGCCTCCGCGCCTCCGTTGGTCATCGCCCGGTTCAAGACCCGAGAGGAGGCGGAAGCCGCGATGAACGCGCGGAAGCCCCCAATCGACTCGGCACGCGTGCTGATTGGAGACGACTACTACTCCGCCATGTTCGTTCCAGCCACGGGGCGAACCCATCTGATCTTCATGCCCCCCTTCATGGAGCATTACCTCCAGGAGATGGCGGATGAGCGGCGCCGGCCTTCGGGCCTGTCCTTCGCCACGAAGGAGGAGGCGGAGGCGTGGATGAACCAACAACACACGCCGCCCCAACAGGTGGTCATCGACATCGCGGGGGCGCCGTATCTGGCCGCCTACCACCACCGCATCGACTACCGCGTCCTCTATCCCCTGCCCGCCCCCACGCCTCCATCCCAGGAGCCGTGA
- a CDS encoding head protein: protein MTKLFDQLEVLGLILLDDAPQTPGSEEAIRIAANAIQFICSTGQDNALEEYVQSLHAGAPPLVIGRFATKAEAEAAMAARRWPVHVAAVLIGDDYYTAMFVPATGRTHLVRAETLDFYLQAMADERLKPSGLSFATKEEAEAWMNQQPTPPQQVVIDVAGAPYLAAYHHRIDYRVLYPLPAPTPPSQEP, encoded by the coding sequence GTGACCAAACTATTTGACCAGTTGGAGGTGCTCGGGCTGATCTTGCTCGATGACGCACCCCAGACGCCCGGCAGCGAGGAGGCGATTCGCATCGCCGCGAATGCCATCCAGTTCATCTGTTCGACAGGCCAGGACAACGCACTCGAGGAATACGTCCAGAGCCTCCATGCCGGTGCCCCGCCCCTTGTCATCGGCCGGTTCGCCACGAAGGCGGAGGCGGAGGCGGCCATGGCCGCTCGGAGGTGGCCGGTCCATGTTGCAGCCGTGCTGATTGGGGACGATTACTACACCGCCATGTTCGTTCCAGCCACGGGAAGAACCCACCTGGTCCGGGCAGAAACGTTGGACTTCTACCTCCAGGCCATGGCGGATGAACGGCTCAAGCCTTCGGGCCTGTCCTTCGCCACGAAGGAGGAGGCGGAGGCGTGGATGAACCAACAACCCACGCCGCCCCAACAGGTGGTCATCGACGTCGCGGGGGCGCCGTATCTGGCCGCCTACCACCACCGCATCGACTACCGCGTCCTCTATCCCCTGCCCGCCCCCACGCCTCCATCCCAGGAGCCGTGA
- a CDS encoding lamin tail domain-containing protein, whose translation MPSRSFRALSSLVVLTSLLALVACGSNEPESTGPVLPQVTLTAATVGVAYEKVLTATGGTAPLTYSVDQVPPGFSFYGDSGRLVGPATTAGEWSMTVVVRDAKGAQHTRGYALRVWPAPVITTASPLPSTKEGSLYTFTFSSTGGAPPLTWSQAGGAIPDGLTLTEDGVLTGTPQGPALYEFTVRVEDANGAHAEAVIQLPLTTSTGELPDGGPVTDGGTKTDGGTDGGTKTDGGTQPTAVPLKVGNWNIEWFGSTAEGPSDEALQLANATAVIADAGPDVLGVAEIVGVDAFNSLTANLSGYSGLLAGDGWYGPTAQKVGLLYKTSTVQLVSSNVVLTDCAQDFAYRPPLRVDLKVLRGSSPVDLTVMVLHMKAYADSDSYLRRKGAAMCLKDYLDTNLPTQNVMVLGDWNDDVDASIYTPYESPYLNLVNDAARYKFLTQPLSESGERSTVSNSQFIDHQLATNELAAYHVANSTKVLKPSIVSYKSTTSDHYPIFSNFNFGSAAQSGSVKVTAPNGGETLNAGQTFNITWTSSNVSQVNITYTLDGTVWRSVASGLTASTGRYAWTVPSESSTLVRVRVADAARADVADVSDGAFTLTRPVPQVFINEYLAQPFNGSSGTPDYDQQFVEIYNSGTTSVDLSGWMIHDAKSYSGLEAARHTFVSGTVLPARKAYVVYSGFSAVPVGAQYATYANNNGYGLRFDRGVNQGGAGDIVYLVRPDGTVQDSHSYQSASVPVDSGYSFNRSPDLSPTGTWVQGYSLFYYSSTPGKKANNTAF comes from the coding sequence ATGCCGTCCCGGTCCTTCCGAGCGCTGTCCTCGCTCGTCGTTCTCACGTCCCTGCTCGCGCTGGTCGCCTGTGGCTCCAACGAACCGGAGTCCACGGGGCCCGTGCTGCCCCAGGTGACGCTGACGGCGGCCACGGTGGGGGTGGCCTACGAGAAGGTGCTGACGGCGACGGGCGGCACGGCGCCGCTCACGTATTCGGTGGACCAGGTGCCGCCGGGCTTCTCCTTCTATGGAGACAGCGGGCGGCTGGTGGGCCCAGCGACGACGGCCGGCGAGTGGTCGATGACGGTGGTGGTGCGCGACGCGAAGGGCGCCCAGCACACGCGAGGCTATGCGTTGCGAGTGTGGCCGGCGCCGGTCATCACCACGGCGTCGCCGCTGCCCTCCACGAAGGAGGGAAGCCTCTACACCTTCACCTTCAGCTCCACGGGCGGGGCGCCGCCGCTGACCTGGTCGCAGGCGGGCGGAGCGATTCCGGACGGCCTGACGCTGACGGAGGACGGGGTGCTGACCGGCACGCCGCAGGGCCCGGCGCTGTATGAGTTCACGGTGCGGGTGGAGGACGCCAACGGCGCCCACGCGGAGGCGGTCATCCAGCTGCCCCTGACCACGTCGACCGGCGAGCTGCCCGACGGCGGCCCGGTGACGGATGGCGGCACGAAGACGGATGGCGGCACGGACGGCGGGACGAAGACGGATGGCGGGACGCAGCCGACGGCGGTGCCGTTGAAGGTGGGCAACTGGAACATCGAGTGGTTCGGCTCCACGGCCGAGGGCCCCTCGGACGAGGCGCTGCAGCTGGCCAACGCGACCGCGGTCATCGCGGACGCGGGGCCGGACGTGCTGGGCGTGGCGGAGATCGTCGGCGTGGACGCGTTCAACTCGCTGACGGCGAACCTCAGCGGCTACAGCGGCCTGCTCGCGGGTGATGGCTGGTACGGCCCCACGGCCCAGAAGGTGGGCCTGCTCTACAAGACGAGCACGGTGCAGCTGGTGAGCTCGAACGTCGTGCTGACGGACTGCGCGCAGGACTTCGCGTACCGGCCGCCGCTGCGCGTGGACCTGAAGGTGCTCCGGGGCTCCTCGCCGGTGGACCTCACGGTGATGGTGCTGCACATGAAGGCGTACGCGGACTCGGATTCATACCTGCGGCGCAAGGGCGCGGCGATGTGCCTCAAGGACTATCTCGACACGAACCTGCCGACGCAGAACGTGATGGTGCTGGGCGACTGGAACGACGACGTGGACGCGTCCATCTACACGCCCTACGAGTCGCCGTACCTGAACCTGGTGAATGATGCCGCGCGCTACAAGTTCCTCACCCAGCCGCTGTCGGAGTCCGGCGAGCGCTCGACGGTGAGCAACAGCCAGTTCATCGACCATCAGCTGGCGACGAACGAGCTGGCGGCGTACCACGTGGCGAACTCCACGAAGGTGCTCAAGCCAAGCATCGTCAGCTACAAGAGCACCACGTCGGACCACTACCCCATCTTCAGCAATTTCAACTTCGGCTCGGCGGCGCAGTCGGGGAGCGTGAAGGTCACCGCGCCCAACGGCGGTGAGACGCTGAATGCGGGCCAGACGTTCAACATCACCTGGACGTCCAGCAACGTGTCGCAGGTGAACATCACGTACACGCTGGACGGGACGGTGTGGCGTTCCGTGGCGTCAGGCCTGACGGCGTCCACGGGCCGCTACGCGTGGACGGTGCCGAGCGAGTCCTCCACGCTCGTGCGGGTGCGGGTGGCGGACGCGGCGCGCGCGGACGTGGCGGACGTGAGCGACGGCGCGTTCACGCTGACGCGGCCGGTGCCGCAGGTGTTCATCAACGAGTACCTGGCGCAGCCATTCAATGGTTCGTCGGGGACGCCGGATTACGACCAGCAGTTCGTGGAGATCTACAACTCCGGGACGACGTCGGTGGACCTGAGCGGCTGGATGATCCACGACGCGAAGTCGTACTCGGGCCTGGAGGCGGCGCGGCACACGTTCGTGTCTGGCACAGTGCTGCCGGCGCGCAAGGCCTACGTGGTGTATTCGGGGTTCTCCGCGGTGCCGGTGGGGGCGCAGTACGCGACGTACGCGAACAACAACGGCTACGGATTGCGGTTCGACCGGGGCGTGAACCAGGGCGGCGCGGGCGACATCGTGTACCTGGTGCGCCCGGACGGGACGGTGCAGGACAGCCACTCGTACCAGAGCGCCAGCGTGCCGGTGGACTCTGGCTATTCGTTCAACCGGAGCCCGGACCTGAGCCCCACGGGGACCTGGGTCCAGGGCTACAGCCTTTTCTATTACTCCTCGACCCCGGGCAAAAAGGCGAACAACACCGCGTTCTGA
- a CDS encoding DUF2381 family protein, with product MSLSTSLIPLVLTVLMGTTAVAQSRTPVVMERKARQLTLRSEDPPVLHPLHVAAHEVTTVTFDAPIVPESVDRSVLAPFFSRVTVHEDVLVLKASMDIPAGKEPVFTVRFAGPGAPAQVGFVLTTVAAEVDSQVEVFRQGRTAQDLGKELADLRARCAVTEAGLATLRAQCALRGLGGTVLMGDVTREGVAVTYLLKPSSSPGMTAESPHVLYRTENTRALSTSLINAVGSAPWIPGFARMTPRGPNALPAREFPLLMHVKQLAPGEQATVVVEWPALPDLPAGTSFTLELLDAKGERGVRWEQVTP from the coding sequence ATGTCGCTGTCCACTTCGCTCATTCCCCTGGTGCTGACGGTCCTGATGGGCACCACGGCGGTGGCGCAGTCCCGCACTCCCGTGGTCATGGAACGCAAGGCCCGGCAGCTCACGTTGCGCTCGGAGGATCCTCCGGTGCTTCATCCGCTGCATGTCGCGGCCCATGAGGTGACCACCGTCACCTTCGATGCGCCCATCGTTCCGGAGTCCGTGGACCGGAGCGTGCTCGCGCCCTTCTTCTCCCGTGTGACGGTGCATGAGGACGTCCTCGTCCTCAAGGCGTCCATGGACATCCCCGCTGGCAAGGAGCCCGTGTTCACCGTGCGCTTCGCGGGACCCGGTGCTCCAGCACAGGTGGGCTTCGTGCTCACGACCGTGGCGGCGGAGGTGGATTCACAGGTGGAGGTGTTCCGGCAGGGGCGCACCGCGCAGGATTTGGGGAAGGAACTCGCGGACCTGCGGGCCAGGTGCGCGGTCACCGAGGCGGGGCTCGCGACGCTGCGTGCGCAGTGCGCACTGCGTGGACTGGGCGGCACGGTGTTGATGGGGGATGTCACTCGTGAAGGTGTCGCGGTGACCTACCTCCTGAAGCCTTCCTCGAGCCCAGGAATGACCGCTGAGAGCCCTCATGTGCTCTACCGCACGGAGAACACCCGTGCCCTGTCGACCTCGCTGATCAACGCCGTAGGGAGCGCTCCTTGGATACCGGGCTTCGCCCGGATGACACCGCGCGGGCCCAACGCACTACCGGCCCGTGAGTTCCCTCTGCTCATGCACGTGAAGCAGCTGGCGCCTGGGGAGCAAGCCACCGTGGTGGTGGAGTGGCCCGCGCTTCCGGACCTGCCCGCTGGCACGTCCTTCACACTGGAGTTGCTGGACGCAAAGGGCGAACGCGGCGTCCGCTGGGAACAGGTGACGCCATGA
- a CDS encoding outer membrane beta-barrel protein translates to MTARHFIASLALTSCLGALPAAAQEPSNSGLALGVRGAFGIPVGDAGTDLSLKDTFGSTVAPQVDVSYFFNRQLSLGAYFQYGIGSGPGDECADGADCKSKVLRFGIDLDYHFRPAGFVSPWVGVGVGYEIGSLEVGEGSNSAWFKLEGYDLGHAHFGVDLQLTRSIAVGPYISASVGQYNKGAIRLGDAAEISNDLSDDEKQIHVWIQPGVRVQFRL, encoded by the coding sequence ATGACTGCTCGACACTTCATCGCATCGCTGGCGCTGACCTCCTGCCTGGGCGCGTTGCCGGCGGCGGCGCAGGAACCCTCGAACTCCGGGCTCGCGCTGGGCGTGCGCGGCGCCTTTGGCATCCCCGTGGGCGACGCCGGCACCGACCTCTCGCTGAAGGACACGTTCGGCAGCACCGTGGCGCCGCAGGTGGACGTCTCCTATTTCTTCAACCGGCAGCTCTCGCTGGGCGCCTATTTCCAGTACGGCATCGGCTCCGGTCCCGGTGACGAGTGCGCGGACGGCGCGGACTGCAAGAGCAAGGTCCTGCGCTTCGGCATCGACCTGGACTACCACTTCCGGCCGGCCGGCTTCGTCTCGCCGTGGGTGGGCGTGGGCGTGGGCTATGAGATCGGCTCGCTGGAAGTGGGCGAAGGCTCCAACAGCGCCTGGTTCAAGCTCGAGGGCTATGACCTGGGCCACGCCCACTTCGGCGTGGACCTCCAGCTCACCCGCTCCATCGCGGTGGGGCCGTACATCTCCGCGTCGGTGGGGCAGTACAACAAGGGCGCGATCCGCCTGGGCGATGCCGCGGAGATCAGCAACGACCTCTCCGATGACGAGAAGCAGATCCACGTCTGGATCCAGCCGGGCGTGCGCGTCCAGTTCCGGCTGTAG